One genomic window of Staphylococcus hsinchuensis includes the following:
- a CDS encoding DUF697 domain-containing protein, producing the protein MGIKNKVTNKFTQKVGNKVLNIEEISEKSNLPVTSDDIAERRQRAQTLVKKKSMLSSGVSVVPIPGLDFGVDIKLMKDIIEDINKIYGVDHNQVSTMGDDMRERVFAAAAVQGSQFIGKKISEALLKMVVKDVAKRVAAKQTKWFPIVGQAISASLSYYFMKKMGDEHIEKCEKVVKEIV; encoded by the coding sequence ATGGGTATAAAAAATAAAGTGACGAATAAATTCACACAAAAAGTTGGTAATAAAGTATTAAATATAGAAGAAATTAGTGAAAAAAGTAACTTACCAGTAACAAGTGATGATATTGCTGAAAGACGTCAACGTGCGCAAACTTTAGTTAAAAAGAAATCAATGCTTTCATCAGGCGTAAGTGTCGTTCCGATTCCTGGTTTAGACTTTGGTGTGGATATTAAATTAATGAAAGACATCATAGAAGATATAAACAAAATTTATGGTGTAGATCATAATCAAGTAAGCACAATGGGCGACGACATGAGAGAACGTGTATTTGCTGCCGCAGCTGTTCAAGGTAGTCAATTTATTGGGAAAAAAATTTCAGAAGCATTATTAAAAATGGTTGTTAAAGATGTTGCGAAAAGAGTAGCAGCTAAACAAACGAAATGGTTCCCAATTGTAGGTCAAGCTATTTCAGCATCATTAAGTTATTATTTCATGAAAAAAATGGGCGATGAACACATTGAAAAATGTGAAAAAGTAGTAAAAGAAATTGTCTAA
- a CDS encoding cytochrome ubiquinol oxidase subunit I — protein sequence MDSIEIARFLTAMTLAVHIIFATIGVGMPLMFAIAEFIGLKRNDYQYIALAKRWTKGYTITVAVGVVTGTIIGLQLSLLWPTFMQMGGHVIALPLFMETFAFFFEAIFLSIYLYTWDRFKNKWTHFLISLPVILGGSFSAFFITAVNSFMNTPAGFEMKHGKMVNVQPWAAMFNDSFIIRSFHVVATAYMTMAFVLASIAAYKLLKNKFSQDTAYHKKALKLTMILGIVFTVGAMIAGDASAKFLHKEQPEKLAAYEWHFDTQSKANLVLFGSLDEKTEKVKGAIEIPGVLSFLADNNVNTKVKGLNDFPKELRPPMMVHYFFDLMVFMGVFCFIISGVFILTLLIKKLRRFTFSKAMVIGTILTGPASILAIEFGWFLTEQGRQPWLVRGYLKVADAATQAGGLALVTIMFALLYLVLLFTSAYVLIRMYRNNPAYKDVEKVKIERGAKS from the coding sequence ATGGATTCAATTGAAATCGCACGTTTTCTAACAGCCATGACACTCGCTGTGCATATCATATTCGCAACAATTGGGGTAGGTATGCCATTAATGTTCGCGATTGCCGAGTTTATAGGCTTGAAACGTAATGATTATCAGTATATTGCTTTAGCTAAGCGTTGGACTAAAGGTTATACGATTACGGTTGCAGTTGGAGTTGTAACCGGTACAATTATTGGATTACAACTTTCATTACTATGGCCGACCTTCATGCAAATGGGTGGTCATGTTATAGCTTTACCATTATTTATGGAAACTTTCGCATTTTTCTTCGAAGCAATCTTCTTAAGCATTTATTTATATACATGGGATAGATTTAAAAATAAATGGACGCATTTCCTCATAAGTTTACCAGTTATTCTCGGTGGTTCATTCTCAGCATTCTTTATTACGGCAGTGAATTCATTTATGAACACACCAGCTGGCTTTGAAATGAAACATGGAAAAATGGTTAATGTTCAACCATGGGCAGCAATGTTTAATGATTCATTTATTATTCGTTCATTCCATGTTGTTGCTACTGCTTATATGACGATGGCATTTGTATTAGCAAGTATTGCCGCTTATAAATTATTAAAAAATAAATTTTCACAAGATACAGCTTATCATAAAAAAGCACTCAAATTAACGATGATATTAGGTATTGTGTTTACTGTAGGTGCTATGATAGCTGGAGATGCATCGGCGAAATTTTTACACAAAGAACAACCTGAAAAACTTGCTGCATATGAATGGCATTTTGATACCCAATCTAAAGCAAATTTAGTTTTATTTGGTAGTTTAGATGAGAAAACTGAAAAAGTAAAAGGCGCTATAGAAATACCAGGTGTACTTAGCTTTTTAGCAGATAATAACGTAAATACTAAGGTGAAGGGACTCAATGATTTCCCTAAAGAATTACGTCCACCAATGATGGTGCATTACTTCTTTGATCTGATGGTATTTATGGGCGTATTTTGTTTCATTATTTCAGGTGTCTTTATCCTTACCTTATTAATAAAAAAATTAAGACGCTTTACATTTTCGAAAGCGATGGTGATTGGCACAATCTTAACAGGGCCTGCATCAATATTAGCCATAGAATTTGGTTGGTTCTTAACTGAGCAAGGACGTCAACCATGGCTCGTGCGAGGATATCTAAAAGTTGCTGACGCCGCAACACAAGCAGGGGGCTTAGCACTCGTCACAATTATGTTTGCGTTATTGTATCTTGTATTATTATTCACAAGTGCTTATGTGTTAATAAGAATGTATCGAAACAATCCGGCATATAAAGACGTTGAAAAAGTGAAAATCGAAAGAGGTGCTAAGTCATGA
- a CDS encoding cytochrome d ubiquinol oxidase subunit II, with translation MIYSYIGITVLWVFLYCYIIVASIDFGAGFFTVHAKITKQDKKINHIIARYLNPVWEVTNVFFVFFFVGMVGFFPDTAKYFGTVLLVPASVALLLLSIRGAFYAFENYGPDTKLPWLIMYGLAGLFIPGSLATVLTISEGGYITGKESHLDLNWTELLLSPYAWAVVFLAIVSVLYISSGFLTYYASKAKDTEAYKLLRYWFLFWGPPMIAISLFVFLSLRVQNKHHFEVAVTHYWWMFLLSFIFFVIAMILTLIKKYHGIAFIMVMFQMAFAFFGYGMSKLPYILDPYIKLNQSVTNPSMAITLIVVFIFALLLLIPSLILLMRLFIFDTSYVRGKK, from the coding sequence ATGATTTATTCATATATCGGTATTACAGTATTGTGGGTATTTTTATATTGTTATATCATCGTGGCATCTATTGATTTTGGTGCTGGGTTCTTTACGGTCCATGCTAAAATCACGAAACAGGATAAGAAGATTAATCATATTATCGCACGTTATCTCAACCCAGTTTGGGAAGTAACGAACGTATTCTTTGTATTTTTCTTTGTTGGGATGGTTGGATTCTTCCCGGATACAGCTAAATATTTCGGGACAGTCTTGTTGGTACCAGCTTCTGTAGCACTATTACTCCTTTCAATTAGAGGTGCTTTTTATGCCTTTGAAAATTATGGCCCAGATACAAAGCTACCTTGGTTGATTATGTATGGTTTAGCAGGATTGTTTATTCCAGGTTCACTGGCAACGGTTTTAACAATATCTGAAGGTGGTTATATAACTGGAAAAGAATCGCATTTAGATTTAAATTGGACAGAATTATTGCTAAGCCCGTACGCATGGGCAGTAGTATTTTTAGCCATTGTTTCGGTATTATATATTTCTTCAGGATTTTTAACTTACTATGCTTCTAAAGCTAAAGATACTGAAGCATATAAATTGTTGAGATACTGGTTCTTGTTCTGGGGGCCACCGATGATAGCTATTTCATTATTTGTATTTTTATCATTACGTGTACAAAACAAACACCATTTTGAAGTTGCTGTTACACATTACTGGTGGATGTTTTTACTAAGTTTTATTTTCTTTGTAATCGCAATGATACTAACGTTAATTAAGAAATATCATGGTATCGCATTTATCATGGTCATGTTCCAAATGGCTTTTGCATTTTTCGGTTATGGCATGAGTAAATTGCCTTATATTTTAGACCCTTATATTAAACTTAATCAAAGCGTTACGAATCCAAGCATGGCGATTACGTTAATCGTTGTATTCATTTTTGCTTTACTTTTACTCATACCATCGTTAATATTGTTAATGAGATTATTTATCTTTGATACCTCTTATGTGAGAGGCAAGAAATAA
- a CDS encoding potassium channel family protein, giving the protein MDKEYVVIGLGRFGGSIVRELNALDMDVMAIDMDEARVNEYSDIATHAVVADTTDETVMKSLGIRNFDHVIVAIGENIQSSTLTTLILKELGVKKVTAKAQNDYHAKILNKIGADTVVHPERDMGRRIAHNVASASVLDYLELADEHSIVEIKASEKMAGQSIIDLDIRAQFGISIIAIKRGREILVSPDPNISVEIGDILIMIGHDNDLNRFEKKGCQITEYSKST; this is encoded by the coding sequence ATGGATAAAGAATATGTAGTCATTGGTTTAGGCCGATTTGGCGGAAGTATTGTAAGAGAACTTAACGCTTTAGATATGGATGTTATGGCGATTGATATGGATGAAGCACGTGTGAACGAATACAGTGATATCGCTACACATGCTGTAGTTGCAGATACAACGGATGAAACTGTAATGAAGAGTTTAGGTATAAGAAATTTTGACCACGTGATTGTTGCAATCGGGGAAAATATTCAATCTAGTACATTAACTACACTTATCTTAAAGGAATTAGGGGTTAAAAAGGTTACTGCCAAAGCCCAAAATGATTATCATGCTAAAATATTAAATAAAATAGGCGCGGACACAGTTGTACACCCTGAAAGAGATATGGGTCGTCGTATTGCACATAATGTGGCAAGTGCGAGTGTGTTAGATTATCTTGAACTTGCGGATGAACATTCAATTGTTGAAATTAAAGCAAGTGAAAAGATGGCCGGACAATCAATTATTGACTTAGATATTCGTGCACAATTCGGTATAAGTATTATTGCAATTAAACGCGGTAGAGAAATTCTTGTATCACCGGATCCTAATATTAGTGTTGAAATAGGCGACATTCTCATCATGATAGGTCACGATAATGACTTAAATCGTTTCGAGAAAAAAGGTTGTCAGATAACTGAATATAGTAAAAGCACGTGA
- a CDS encoding phosphocarrier protein HPr, which yields MEQKSYIIIDETGIHARPATMLVQTASKFDSDIQLEYNSKKVNLKSIMGVMSLGVGKDAEINIYADGSDEKEAIEAVTEILSKEGLTE from the coding sequence ATGGAACAAAAATCATATATAATCATTGACGAAACAGGTATTCACGCACGACCAGCTACGATGCTTGTTCAAACTGCATCTAAATTCGATTCAGATATTCAACTTGAATATAATAGTAAAAAAGTTAACTTAAAATCAATCATGGGTGTTATGAGCTTAGGCGTAGGTAAAGATGCTGAAATCAACATCTATGCTGATGGTAGCGATGAAAAAGAAGCAATTGAAGCAGTAACTGAAATCTTATCTAAAGAAGGTTTAACTGAATAA
- a CDS encoding ECF transporter S component: MSKGLKLSEILVTVLIAVVFAVIYNLWYVVYNAMKVTGLHIEELSYGAWFMAAVVAYLIIPKVGIALLAEFAAGAGETIITGKFDPAVMIYAFIQGLACEIIFAIFRYKSRSAMVAMLAGLLTAISTLPLDFAYGYLNELAGWNLALYIIFRLIGGIVVAGLFSYLIVKALDQTGVTRLFRTSNKSDYDNL; encoded by the coding sequence ATGTCAAAAGGACTCAAATTATCAGAAATACTTGTTACCGTATTAATTGCTGTTGTCTTTGCGGTCATATATAACCTTTGGTATGTAGTTTACAATGCAATGAAAGTAACTGGGCTACATATTGAAGAGCTTTCTTATGGCGCATGGTTTATGGCTGCTGTTGTTGCGTACTTAATTATTCCAAAAGTAGGAATCGCATTATTAGCAGAGTTTGCTGCAGGCGCTGGGGAAACAATCATTACAGGAAAATTCGATCCCGCCGTAATGATTTATGCCTTTATCCAAGGTTTAGCTTGTGAGATTATATTCGCTATCTTTAGATATAAGTCTCGTTCAGCAATGGTCGCAATGCTCGCCGGATTATTAACAGCTATCTCTACATTACCTTTAGATTTTGCATATGGTTATTTAAATGAACTAGCAGGATGGAATTTAGCATTATATATTATTTTCCGTCTCATCGGAGGCATCGTAGTAGCTGGTTTATTCTCTTACTTAATCGTTAAGGCATTAGATCAGACAGGAGTAACGAGATTGTTTAGAACTTCAAACAAAAGTGACTACGACAATTTATAA
- the ptsP gene encoding phosphoenolpyruvate--protein phosphotransferase — MANYINGIAASDGVAIAKAYLIVEPDLSFNNEKVTDVDAELQLFKKAIETSKVELTKIRNNAEKNIGADKAAIFDAHLLVLDDPELIQPIEEKIKNEKVNAPTALTDVTGQFITIFESMDNEYMKERAADIRDVSKRVLAHLLGVELPNPSMIDESVVIVGNDLTPSDTAQLNKEFVQGFVTNIGGRTSHSAIMSRSLEIPAVVGTKTISKEVKQGDMIIVDGLTGEVIVDPTDDEVIAYENKRERFFEDKKELQKLRDEETKTLDGKHAELAANIGTPDDLTGVMDNGAEGIGLYRTEFLYMGRNELPSEDEQFEAYKKVLETMEDKRVVVRTLDIGGDKELPYLNLPDEMNPFLGYRAIRLCLDQPDIFRPQLRALLRASAYGKLNIMFPMVATIQEFRDAKSLLLEEKEKLQNEGVEVSDDIELGIMVEIPSTAALADIFAKEVDFFSIGTNDLIQYTMAADRMSERVSYLYQPYNPSILRLVKQVIDASHKEGKWTGMCGEMAGDATAIPLLLGLGLDEFSMSATSVLKARRQIKGLSQNEMEELAAKAINCATTEEVQTLVDHYAK, encoded by the coding sequence ATGGCAAATTATATTAATGGGATTGCTGCATCTGATGGTGTAGCAATTGCCAAAGCTTATCTAATTGTCGAGCCGGATTTGTCATTTAACAATGAAAAGGTTACTGATGTAGACGCAGAGCTACAATTGTTTAAAAAGGCTATCGAAACATCCAAAGTTGAGTTAACAAAGATTAGAAACAATGCTGAAAAAAATATAGGTGCTGATAAAGCAGCTATTTTTGATGCACATTTACTTGTGTTAGATGATCCAGAATTAATTCAACCGATTGAAGAAAAAATAAAAAATGAAAAAGTTAACGCACCAACTGCATTAACAGATGTTACTGGTCAATTCATTACTATATTTGAATCTATGGATAATGAATACATGAAAGAACGTGCTGCTGATATCCGCGATGTTTCTAAACGTGTATTAGCACATTTATTAGGTGTCGAATTACCAAATCCTAGTATGATTGATGAAAGCGTTGTCATCGTTGGGAACGATTTAACACCTTCAGACACTGCACAATTAAATAAAGAGTTCGTGCAAGGTTTTGTTACGAACATTGGTGGAAGAACATCGCATTCAGCTATCATGAGTCGTTCTTTAGAGATACCTGCCGTAGTAGGTACTAAAACAATTTCCAAAGAAGTTAAACAAGGTGACATGATTATTGTAGATGGCTTAACAGGTGAAGTTATAGTTGACCCTACTGATGATGAAGTCATTGCTTATGAAAACAAGCGTGAACGTTTCTTTGAAGATAAAAAAGAATTACAAAAACTTCGTGATGAAGAAACAAAAACGTTAGATGGCAAACATGCAGAACTTGCAGCAAATATCGGAACACCTGATGATTTAACTGGTGTGATGGATAATGGTGCAGAAGGTATCGGTCTTTACCGTACTGAATTCCTTTACATGGGTAGAAATGAGTTACCATCTGAAGATGAACAGTTCGAAGCTTATAAAAAAGTGCTTGAAACAATGGAAGACAAACGCGTCGTTGTGCGTACGTTAGATATCGGTGGGGATAAAGAATTACCATATCTTAATTTACCGGATGAAATGAATCCTTTCCTTGGATACCGTGCAATTCGTCTATGTCTTGATCAGCCTGATATTTTCAGACCACAACTTAGAGCACTGTTACGCGCATCTGCTTACGGAAAGTTAAATATTATGTTCCCAATGGTAGCAACAATACAAGAATTCCGTGATGCAAAATCATTATTACTTGAAGAAAAAGAAAAATTACAAAATGAAGGTGTAGAAGTTTCTGATGATATCGAATTAGGTATCATGGTAGAAATACCTTCAACTGCGGCTTTAGCAGATATCTTTGCTAAAGAGGTTGATTTCTTCAGTATTGGTACGAATGATTTAATTCAATATACGATGGCAGCAGATCGTATGTCTGAACGTGTTTCATACTTATATCAACCATATAACCCTTCAATTTTACGCTTAGTTAAACAAGTCATTGACGCTTCACATAAAGAAGGTAAATGGACAGGTATGTGTGGTGAAATGGCAGGAGATGCTACAGCAATACCATTATTATTAGGTCTTGGTTTAGACGAGTTTTCAATGAGTGCAACATCTGTACTTAAAGCACGTCGCCAAATCAAAGGTTTAAGTCAAAATGAAATGGAAGAATTAGCTGCTAAAGCAATTAACTGTGCGACAACTGAAGAAGTTCAAACATTAGTTGATCATTACGCAAAATAA
- the graF gene encoding glycopeptide resistance-associated protein GraF, translated as MSKEEQNKQAAEEAKKAEDKLKEQQESKDEGSEETQQDIQDTLD; from the coding sequence ATGAGTAAAGAAGAACAAAACAAACAAGCTGCCGAAGAAGCAAAAAAAGCTGAAGATAAATTAAAAGAACAACAAGAATCTAAAGATGAAGGTTCTGAAGAAACACAACAAGATATTCAAGACACATTAGACTAA
- the auxA gene encoding lipoteichoic acid stability factor AuxA, whose amino-acid sequence MSFLKKHAEILYSYIIGIVSLFLGLIILVNLSLINKLNGKGKIDLHIHNVWDFINAFFREIIRVMSNYIGSFPIISAILIILFGIALIYIGVTLFRTTSYDYDISIFFLVIGVLFFIITIALMTQVYSFFAIIFIIPFAIHIGYIIYKDELNPNHRKAHFLWIIFSYGITYLLTQIVLYGRIDDKQIVPVDILSVNTFFLIMWLLGQMAIWNFLFLRRSLPLTKQELGEEEPELSRTKKESMSNQTKEHFKSIQDKTTEFTRKTRRSVDLQKVRDKKDKFITKWKEKIDIQEDDIPNWMKKPKWLKTFYVELFCGAVLLFFTLFEFSNRSEIFTSDSWDLSQTQVVIEWVTLLILMLIMIAYILTTLTNYLRGKFYFLHLFLVSILFFKLLTEFANIMVHGSLFSTFITPTLLLMLITITVAFVIKLREPSKD is encoded by the coding sequence ATGTCCTTTTTAAAGAAGCACGCTGAGATATTATACAGTTATATTATTGGCATTGTTTCTCTATTTTTAGGTCTCATTATTTTAGTGAACTTATCATTAATAAACAAATTAAATGGTAAAGGTAAGATTGACTTACATATTCATAATGTATGGGACTTTATAAATGCATTTTTTAGAGAAATAATTCGTGTGATGAGTAATTATATTGGGAGTTTCCCGATTATCAGTGCTATTTTAATAATATTATTTGGAATTGCATTAATTTATATTGGCGTAACACTTTTTAGAACAACGAGCTATGATTACGATATTTCTATTTTCTTTTTAGTCATAGGTGTTTTATTCTTCATCATTACAATTGCATTAATGACGCAAGTTTATAGTTTCTTTGCAATCATATTCATCATACCGTTTGCTATACATATAGGTTACATTATTTATAAGGATGAATTAAATCCTAATCATAGAAAAGCCCATTTCTTATGGATAATCTTTTCATATGGTATTACCTATTTGTTAACGCAAATTGTACTATACGGTCGTATAGATGATAAACAGATTGTACCTGTAGACATCTTAAGTGTGAACACTTTCTTCTTAATTATGTGGTTATTAGGTCAAATGGCGATTTGGAATTTCTTATTCTTAAGAAGATCATTGCCTTTAACGAAACAGGAATTAGGGGAAGAAGAACCGGAATTATCACGAACTAAAAAAGAATCAATGTCTAATCAAACTAAAGAACACTTTAAAAGTATACAAGACAAAACAACAGAGTTTACTAGAAAAACAAGAAGAAGCGTTGATTTACAAAAGGTTAGAGATAAAAAAGATAAGTTTATCACTAAATGGAAAGAGAAAATTGATATTCAAGAAGATGATATTCCAAATTGGATGAAAAAACCAAAATGGCTTAAAACATTTTACGTAGAGCTCTTCTGTGGGGCAGTGTTACTATTCTTTACTTTATTTGAATTTAGTAACCGAAGCGAAATCTTCACAAGTGATTCTTGGGATTTATCACAAACACAAGTAGTCATAGAATGGGTAACATTATTAATTCTAATGTTAATCATGATTGCTTACATTTTAACTACATTAACGAATTATTTAAGAGGTAAGTTCTACTTCTTACATTTATTCTTAGTAAGTATATTATTCTTCAAATTATTAACAGAATTCGCAAACATCATGGTCCATGGTTCATTATTCTCAACATTTATTACGCCAACATTATTATTAATGTTAATTACAATTACAGTAGCTTTCGTAATTAAATTGCGAGAACCATCCAAAGATTAA
- a CDS encoding class I SAM-dependent rRNA methyltransferase — protein sequence MKTATLNKGKETKYLNEYPLIEEEDLYAYDHLKDGELFHLVNDQGNYIATAYVGKQHKGIGWVLSYDKNEVINTQFFERLFEIAKEDRQYFYNIEGTNAFRIFNGEGDGVGGLTIDNYDGHFLIQWYSKGIYKFRYSVLQAFKNVFEYTSIFEKTRFKDAQIDGGFVDGEAPEFPIVIEENFTFYNVDLNDGPMTGIFLDQREVRKKLKDQFSENKRLLNVFSYTGAFSVAAVEHAKVTTSVDLANRSRPLTEENFGLNGIDPKSQYIFVMDTFDFFNYASRHQFDYDTIVVDPPSFARNKKKTFSVTKDYDKLIQGALQVLAPQGTMLLCTNNSTFNLKAFKKVVKDTLTQAGVDFELAEVMGLPKDFKTHPHYKPSKYLKAIFVKIQ from the coding sequence ATGAAGACTGCCACATTAAATAAAGGTAAAGAAACGAAATATTTAAATGAATATCCATTAATTGAAGAAGAAGATTTATATGCATACGATCATTTAAAGGATGGAGAACTGTTTCATCTCGTAAATGATCAAGGTAATTATATTGCTACAGCATACGTTGGTAAACAACATAAAGGTATAGGTTGGGTGTTAAGTTACGATAAAAATGAAGTGATTAATACACAATTTTTCGAACGACTATTTGAAATCGCGAAAGAAGATCGTCAATATTTTTATAATATAGAAGGTACGAATGCGTTTAGAATATTTAATGGTGAAGGTGACGGCGTCGGTGGTTTGACTATTGATAATTATGATGGTCATTTTTTAATTCAATGGTATTCAAAAGGCATTTATAAATTCCGTTACAGTGTATTACAAGCCTTTAAAAATGTATTTGAATATACTTCAATTTTTGAGAAAACACGTTTTAAAGATGCACAAATTGATGGTGGCTTTGTTGACGGAGAAGCTCCAGAATTTCCAATTGTAATAGAAGAAAACTTCACATTTTATAATGTTGATTTAAATGATGGTCCAATGACAGGTATTTTTCTTGATCAAAGAGAAGTAAGAAAGAAATTAAAAGATCAATTTTCCGAAAATAAGCGTTTATTAAATGTTTTTAGCTATACAGGTGCATTTTCAGTTGCTGCTGTTGAACATGCAAAAGTAACGACGAGTGTGGACTTAGCTAACCGGTCACGTCCTTTAACGGAAGAAAACTTTGGTCTTAATGGTATTGACCCAAAATCACAATATATTTTCGTTATGGATACTTTTGACTTTTTCAATTATGCGAGTAGACATCAATTTGATTATGACACCATCGTTGTTGATCCGCCTAGTTTTGCTAGAAATAAAAAGAAAACATTTTCTGTAACGAAAGATTATGATAAATTGATTCAAGGCGCTTTGCAGGTACTCGCACCTCAAGGCACAATGTTGTTATGTACAAATAATAGTACATTTAATTTGAAAGCTTTTAAAAAGGTAGTGAAAGATACTTTAACACAAGCTGGTGTAGACTTTGAATTAGCAGAAGTTATGGGCTTGCCGAAAGATTTTAAAACACATCCACATTATAAACCTTCAAAATATTTAAAAGCGATTTTCGTTAAAATACAATAA
- a CDS encoding glutaredoxin family protein: MTNIVIYTQDDCPPCEFIKNYLSDKDVSYTEKNISNSQYRNEMIDYDAFATPFILLDDEPMYQVDMDKLNKRLNID; encoded by the coding sequence ATGACAAATATCGTAATATATACTCAAGATGACTGTCCACCTTGTGAATTTATAAAAAACTATCTTTCCGACAAAGACGTTTCATACACAGAAAAAAATATTTCAAATTCACAATATAGAAATGAAATGATTGATTATGATGCTTTTGCAACTCCTTTTATCTTGTTAGATGATGAACCTATGTACCAAGTAGATATGGACAAATTGAATAAGAGATTAAATATTGATTAA